The Quercus lobata isolate SW786 chromosome 4, ValleyOak3.0 Primary Assembly, whole genome shotgun sequence genome segment GTTGAAAAGCTGGATAATACAAAATGTCCGCCGAGCTTCCGTTGTCTACAAGCACCCTTCTAGTTGTGTAGTCAGCAATCATTAAGGTGATGACgagagcatcatcatgggggtGATGAATTCTCTCAGCGTCTTCGTCCGTGAAGGTGATCGCTGCTTCGTCCGTGGTCCTTGCTCTCGGTGATCGTCCAGAAAGTTGGACACTCTGCACTACCTTCAAAtatgctttcttggacttggatGACTGGCCTGTCGAACTTCCCCCTATAATGACTCTTATTTCTCTGAGTGGTGGCCGTGATGATTCTtccatttttcctttcattttctcGTCCCTGTTATCTTGTCCAAGGAAATTCTTCAGCTTCCCTTGCCTTATGAGATTTTCGATTTGCTACTTTAAATCGAAACACTCATCCGTATCGTGACCATGATCCCTGTGGAAGCGGCAATACTTGTTCCGATTGCATTTGTTGGGATCTCCCCTCATTTTCTCCGACCACTTCaaggaaggatcatccttgatcTGCATTAGGACCTGCTCAAGTGGGACGTTCAAAGAGCTATACTGCTGGTTCCGTGCTGAAGAGCCCTGTTTCTTAATGTCTTGGTCTTTCCTGTCTTCAGTctgtcccttctttggacgagggcCTTGCTCTAAGTGGCGACCGGGATTTGCGTCTACTCTCTCagacctcttcctcttcttagcaaTGATTGCGTcatctgcattcataaaattttgtgcCGAATGGACAAGTTCTGCCATAGACTGGGGTTCTTTTTCATAGAGTTTGTAAATGAACAGATCCGAATTCACCCCATTATGGAAAGCCGCCAACAAGATCTTATCATCTGCTTCGTCCACACTCAGGGCCTTTCTGTTGAAACGGGTGATGAACGACCGTAAACTCTCGTTCTCCCCCTGCTCTATGGTCAATAGGCTGGACGAGGAACGCTTATGTCTTTGTCCTCCTATGAAGTTGTTAACAAACAGTTTgctcaactcttcaaaagaactcacCGAATTCGGAGGTATTTTGCTGAACCAAACTCGTGCTGGGCCcttaagggtggtagggaaTGCTTTGCACATTATTTTGTCAGGAACCCCTTGGAGATGCATGGTGGTCTTGAAGGTAGCAATGTGATCGAACGGGTCTCGTGTTCCGTCGTACGAATCTAGAGAAGGCATCTTAAACTTCGATAGTAGAGAgtgaccgttgatggaagccgtaaaggGGGAATCAGTTCGGTGGACCAGGTCTTCTATAGGATTTGTCCTtctcatattttctttcatttcctccatgacTCTTCTCATctggtccatttcttccttcAAATGTGGCACCGCTCGTGAAGTGGTACCTCTTAACTGACTTCCAATCTCAGTGTTCTCTCTGTCATCACGACTCTGCGTTTGTCCTCCACCCTCACGTTCTTCACTCGTCTGCCTCCTTAGATTAATCTCCATTCTTAATTCTTGGTTTTGGTGAGTCAACTCCGCCACTGCGGCCGCCATGGATTGTACGTTTTGGACAGATGAAGTCTGCATGACCGGTGCGGATTAGCGGTCGCGGTGAGGGTTGCTGGAAGCATCTCTACTTCCCTGACGGCCTGGGCTGGTAGCCCTCGATCTAGTTCGTACCATCAACTTTTTGTCAAAGAGAAGAATAAattttcccacagacggcgccaaactgatagCGATCAAGGAATCAGTTTGTTGAACAGCACGGATCGCGATGATGTTGAAGGCCTGAAAGATAAGAAATAGAAGGTCAGAGGAGACCGGGGTTGGCCGGTCTAAACtcctccgatgatgaagttagtAACTCTCCTCTCAATAGAAAAATATTGTCTGTAAAGAAGAAATACTCTGCCTTTTCTTGT includes the following:
- the LOC115985175 gene encoding uncharacterized protein LOC115985175 yields the protein MAAAVAELTHQNQELRMEINLRRQTSEEREGGGQTQSRDDRENTEIGSQLRGTTSRAVPHLKEEMDQMRRVMEEMKENMRRTNPIEDLVHRTDSPFTASINGHSLLSKFKMPSLDSYDGTRDPFDHIATFKTTMHLQGVPDKIMCKAFPTTLKGPARVWFSKIPPNSVSSFEELSKLFVNNFIGGQRHKRSSSSLLTIEQGENESLRSFITRFNRKALSVDEADDKILLAAFHNGVNSDLFIYKLYEKEPQSMAELVHSAQNFMNADDAIIAKKRKRSERVDANPGRHLEQGPRPKKGQTEDRKDQDIKKQGSSARNQQYSSLNVPLEQVLMQIKDDPSLKWSEKMRGDPNKCNRNKYCRFHRDHGHDTDECFDLK